A section of the Pseudorasbora parva isolate DD20220531a chromosome 2, ASM2467924v1, whole genome shotgun sequence genome encodes:
- the LOC137089510 gene encoding uncharacterized protein encodes MDNPSVVCPAVVPPPPHRPIVLSERGDLSPTPGQGSSLGLARERTNLSALGLPPRVVATIQNARAVSTRSLYGCKWQVFDEWCDGRGLTSYQCSVADILCFLQDLMDKGRSFSTIKVYLAAISACHVGFEGSTVGQHSLIRRFMKGARRSLPVNRRTIPEWDLSMVLEALSQFPFVPLGNIPLKLLSFKTALLLALASAKRVSELHALSVHPSCINFSLGGDKVFLKPNPAFMPKCFPAFTSEVLELSAFHPPPFSSAEDQRLNALCPVCALQTYVSRTSAFRKSDQLFVSWAPPRKGDPLSKQRLSHWLVDAIILAYESKGVQPPGNIRAHSTRGLAASWALFRGVSLQDICSAASWASPHTFVRYYRLDVTRTSVAHSVLGVGSS; translated from the coding sequence ATGGATAATCCCTCTGTTGTATGCCCAGCCGTGGTGCCTCCCCCTCCGCACAGACCTATTGTCTTAAGCGAACGGGGAGATTTATCACCCACACCCGGACAGGGTAGCTCTCTGGGCTTGGCCCGTGAGAGGACGAACCTAAGCGCGTTAGGGCTTCCCCCGCGCGTGGTGGCTACTATACAGAATGCCAGGGCCGTTTCTACACGGTCCTTGTATGGCTGTAAGTGGCAGGTGTTCGATGAGTGGTGTGATGGGCGGGGTCTCACGTCATATCAGTGCTCAGTCGCTGATATCTTGTGTTTCCTCCAAGACCTTATGGATAAGGGCAGGTCTTTTTCCACTATTAAGGTCTATCTggcagctatctctgcttgtcaTGTGGGTTTTGAGGGCTCAACGGTTGGGCAGCATTCTCTAATCCGCAGATTTATGAAGGGCGCCCGTCGCTCGTTGCCAGTCAATAGGAGAACGATCCCTGAATGGGACCTCTCCATGGTGCTGGAAGCTCTGTCTCAATTCCCTTTTGTGCCTCTGGGGAATATTCCCCTTAAGTTGCTGTCCTTCAAAACAGCCTTGCTCTTGGCCTTGGCGTCAGCCAAACGTGTCAGTGAGTTACATGCACTCTCGGTCCACCCCTCGTGCATCAATTTCTCTCTGGGTGGAGATAAGGTTTTCCTCAAGCCTAATCCAGCATTCATGCCGAAATGTTTCCCTGCGTTCACATCGGAGGTGTTGGAGCTATCCGCTTTTCACCCTCCGCCCTTTTCCTCCGCGGAGGATCAGAGGCTAAATGCCCTGTGTCCAGTCTGTGCGTTACAAACGTATGTGTCTAGGACCAGCGCGTTCCGGAAGAGTGACCAACTCTTCGTTTCATGGGCTCCTCCTCGCAAAGGGGATCCCCTGTCTAAACAACGCCTCTCACATTGGCTTGTGGACGCTATAATCTTGGCATATGAATCAAAGGGAGTGCAACCCCCAGGGAACATCAGAGCTCATTCCACGAGGGGCTTGGCCGCCTCTTGGGCTCTGTTCAGGGGAGTATCACTGCAGGATATCTGTTCTGCGGCCagttgggcttctccccatacgTTTGTGCGTTACTACAGGCTGGATGTCACCAGAACCTCAGTAGCACATTCGGTCTTGGGGGTGGGGTCTTCCTAA